In Chitinophaga sp. H8, the sequence CGCTTCCGGCATTTGTGTTTTGCCGGGAGCTTGCAGGAAGAGCTGATCTATCAGTGCGGTCAGCTGCTCCTGGTAAGCCGGATCGGCCGTGAGCTCACTGAATGCGGCCATTTCTTCAGGCGTAGCGTTGCCATTGGTGTATTGCGTAAATAAATATGCCAGTCTCGATTGATTCATGACGCTAAGGAGGAAAAAATGGTTGGTGGTATCTTCCCTGTATATAAAGATCCCGGCCGGCGTATTTTGGGGGGGTAGATAAGAAAAAAATTATTTCAGGGCAGTGAGTGCATAGATAAAAAGGGCGCCAGTCCCTACCAGGCGGGGATCTTGCTCTTGCATCCAGGTACGGATATTTTTGATAGCCATAGCCAGGTGTTCTTTTACGGTATCGGGTTTGATCTGCATGATCCTGGCTACTTCTTCCCGTTTCAGCCCTTCTTCTTTACTGAGGCGCCAGGCCATTTGCTGCCGGGGAGGAAGCTGGCTAATGGCTTTGTTGAGCAAAGCGTGGTAGTTGCGGGAGTGGACCCATTCATCCGTTTCATGGGTAATATCCTGGAGGTGGCCCAGTTCATACAACAGGCTCTTGGCACGGGCGCTGCGCCGAAGTGCTTTAAAGGCATCATTGCGGGCTACAATAAATAACCAGGACTCAAAATCCTCGATAGCTGCCAGGGTG encodes:
- a CDS encoding RNA polymerase sigma factor; translated protein: MQGDLYNEQELIARVINGEETAFATLFRHHHRKIYEVALLLTHSETVAEELVQEVFLKVWTKRTTLAAIEDFESWLFIVARNDAFKALRRSARAKSLLYELGHLQDITHETDEWVHSRNYHALLNKAISQLPPRQQMAWRLSKEEGLKREEVARIMQIKPDTVKEHLAMAIKNIRTWMQEQDPRLVGTGALFIYALTALK